One window of the Trypanosoma brucei gambiense DAL972 chromosome 3, complete sequence genome contains the following:
- a CDS encoding chaperone protein DNAj, putative, with protein MRCTMSSPPFRLTRLSVVITIAFFRNVHAEEEDDYYRVLGLDAEHEDVSERDIKSAWRKLSKKHHPDVAGESQRVMYQRIQRAYEVLGDRRRRKIYDILGTEGLKKYEKPQEQGRHQSIFDTFFSFIGGESGGNADRGSDEELMLLVTLEDMYKGAAHTAKLPRIKICRKCRGTGARSKDDYVKCPHCGGGGRVVRRVQIAPGFIQQIEQVCGQCGGGGRVVRRKCPVCGGHRLVRGSSSVSIDIEQGTPNGYKMTYEMEADQQPNKMPGDLIFTIVTIPHPEFARMSSGKEGVPDDLSTAVELTLKEALLGFNKTLKHLDGRVLSLVETGVTKFGQIRKYAGEGMPRHHVPSERGNLLVLYTVELPKILTEEQRKAIERALD; from the coding sequence ATGCGCTGCACAATGTCTTCGCCCCCTTTCCGACTCACTCGACTAAGCGTTGTCATAACCATTGCTTTTTTCCGGAATGTACATGCCGAAGAGGAGGATGATTACTATCGAGTTCTTGGGCTTGATGCGGAGCACGAAGACGTGAGTGAGCGTGATATCAAATCAGCATGGCGTAAACTCTCAAAGAAGCACCACCCTGACGTGGCGGGGGAATCGCAGCGCGTCATGTACCAACGTATTCAGCGCGCATACGAAGTGCTTGGAGACCGCAGGAGGCGAAAGATATATGATATACTTGGTACCGAGGGGTTGAAGAAGTATGAAAAACCCCAAGAACAGGGAAGACATCAGAGCATCTTTGAtacatttttctcctttattgGCGGAGAATCAGGTGGTAACGCAGACCGTGGGTCCGATGAAGAGTTGATGTTGCTTGTGACCCTTGAAGACATGTATAAGGGTGCCGCCCACACCGCTAAGTTACCGCGCATAAAAATATGTCGCAAATGTCGTGGCACAGGAGCACGAAGCAAAGACGACTACGTTAAGTGTCCCCACTGCGGGGGCGGTGGGCGCGTTGTTCGGAGAGTCCAAATTGCACCGGGATTCATACAACAAATTGAACAGGTATGTGGGCagtgtggtggtggtggccgCGTTGTTAGGAGAAAGTGCCCCGTCTGTGGTGGGCATCGGCTAGTTCGCGGCAGCTCCTCAGTGAGCATTGATATTGAGCAAGGCACGCCCAATGGGTACAAAATGACGTATGAAATGGAGGCTGACCAGCAACCAAATAAAATGCCAGGTGACCTTATTTTTACAATAGTAACCATTCCACATCCTGAGTTTGCGCGCATGAGCAGCGGCAAGGAGGGCGTTCCAGACGACCTTTCAACGGCAGTGGAACTCACGCTTAAAGAGGCCTTGTTGGGATTTAACAAAACGCTGAAGCACCTTGATGGTCGCGTGTTGTCGTTGGTAGAGACGGGTGTCACCAAGTTTGGACAAATCCGCAAATATGCGGGTGAAGGGATGCCACGCCATCATGTGCCGTCGGAGCGGGGGAATCTTCTGGTGCTGTACACGGTGGAGCTCCCAAAGATTCTTACGGAGGAACAGAGAAAGGCTATTGAAAGGGCACTCGACTGA
- a CDS encoding AAA ATPase, putative gives MGRHHDVATATVSASSKGPLFSLTGRGGEVKRARELIASIGGTLTSNDNKADYLVAVKGAGRRKVEDFCNARQNNSPTDSGNKVVLLDMLEEWSSNGSLPKRRVRMEDAELTNLFSAAANERARRSYEVPPSFLKRSRVTLDAEGSVVDESDNAVLLKCGPTRLQLGKMTSSPSSAATVETVRCNDRTSPVKNGKAAGTTRFRPLLLDDESPDDQPSRHQKMATEMSGKVNPMRLAFRQRPKPDWDTYFSDPSVDCGVLTTEGSTTSTTFHHPACSSKSIGSQPKVKHTRNEAISDGNIARQKKNGALLLFDTNKVNSNGRSSVPPKSGQRQRGTASIHSCSVGTKTASVLSRSAGSAKIPPRQLSTVQQKKKEEQSISHASRNAPEGDRGPRIECPTGTSASLCRVVPTVRRANEDSASSKKAATSGASRMPPSLPPRLQAASKSSRTDGVVTTTDGAVPPSTRQSWNSRPSSAPAAPAKQTGVAARRSTCSDPLLKRVRQSIYCEGISEEACAAVLQQVVDRACPVNFDSIAGLDTCKRILQETIILPAKCPQLFTGLRRPCSGLLLFGPPGNGKTLLAKAVANECNTTFFSISAAAITSKWVGESEKMVRALFSVARALAPSTIFIDEVDSLLQARGAAQEGEGSRRMKTEFLVQMDGAGNDTQMARVLVMGATNRPFDLDEAVIRRFPKRVFVPLPDAPARAQILQKLLNTVETPNTLSSEAWERVVKLTSGYSGHDLRQLCEDAAMIPVRELVAEKLRKGENLAEHAHNALLRPLTLTDVEACVSGMNPSCCPKLLNALEDWSKTFGSK, from the coding sequence atgggtcGCCACCATGATGTGGCAACGGCAACTGTTAGTGCATCCTCTAAAGGTCCTCTCTTCTCGCTGACGGGAAGGGGTGGTGAAGTTAAACGGGCCCGTGAGTTGATTGCCTCCATTGGGGGCACTCTTACTTCAAATGATAACAAGGCGGATTACCTCGTTGCTGTAAAGGGCGCAGGGCGGCGTAAGGTGGAGGATTTTTGCAACGCAAGGCAAAATAATTCTCCCACTGACAGTGGAAACAAGGTGGTCCTTCTGGACATGTTGGAAGAGTGGAGCAGTAATGGTTCTCTGCCTAAGCGACGTGTAAGAATGGAAGACGCGGAGTTAACGAATTTGTTCAGCGCAGCCGCGAACGAACGTGCACGGCGCTCGTATGAAGTTCCTCCTAGTTTTCTGAAACGGTCCCGCGTAACACTCGATGCGGAGGGAAGCGTGGTGGATGAGTCAGACAACGCTGTGCTCCTTAAATGCGGCCCAACCCGGTTGCAGTTAGGGAAGATGACGTCGTCACCCTCCTCAGCTGCTACAGTGGAAACTGTACGTTGCAACGACCGAACGTCTCCTGTGAAGAATGGAAAGGCAGCTGGGACTACGCGCTTCCGACCACTACTTCTTGATGACGAGAGTCCTGACGATCAACCGAGCCGGCATCAAAAGATGGCTACTGAAATGAGTGGAAAGGTGAATCCGATGCGATTAGCTTTCCGGCAGCGCCCTAAGCCCGACTGGGACACATATTTTTCGGATCCTTCTGTAGATTGCGGCGTATTAACCACTGAGGGAAGCACCACATCAACAACGTTTCACCACCCAGCTTGCTCGTCAAAAAGTATTGGGTCGCAGCCCAAGGTGAAGCATACCCGTAACGAAGCTATATCTGATGGAAATATCgcaagacagaaaaaaaatggtgccCTGTTACTGTTTGACACTAACAAGGTGAATTCCAACGGTCGGTCTTCTGTGCCTCCCAAAAGCGGCCAACGGCAAAGGGGGACTGCAAGTATTCACAGTTGTAGTGTTGGTACAAAAACCGCTTCGGTATTGAGTAGGAGTGCAGGGAGTGCCAAAATACCTCCGCGACAGTTGTCGACAgtacagcaaaaaaagaaagaagagcaaAGCATCAGCCACGCAAGCAGAAACGCACCGGAGGGGGATCGAGGGCCACGCATCGAGTGCCCGACTGGCACATCTGCATCACTCTGCCGAGTCGTGCCAACAGTCCGCAGAGCCAACGAAGACAGTGCGAGCAGCAAGAAGGCGGCAACCAGTGGGGCGTCTCGAATGCCACCATCACTTCCCCCTCGTCTCCAGGCCGCCTCAAAATCCTCTCGGACTGACGGAGTCGTCACAACTACGGACGGAGCGGTACCCCCGTCTACCCGGCAGTCCTGGAACTCACGGCCATCGTCGGCACCCGCAGCGCCCGCCAAACAAACTGGTGTTGCTGCCCGACGTTCAACGTGTTCGGATCCATTGCTAAAGCGCGTCCGCCAGAGCATATACTGCGAGGGCATTTCCGAGGAGGCCTGTGCAGCGGTGCTTCAGCAGGTTGTGGACCGCGCGTGCCCCGTCAACTTTGACAGCATCGCTGGCTTAGACACGTGCAAGCGTATTCTGCAAGAAACCATTATTCTTCCGGCGAAATGTCCACAACTGTTCACAGGTCTGCGCCGGCCTTGCAGTGGGTTGCTGCTTTTCGGGCCACCAGGAAACGGTAAGACATTATTGGCGAAAGCAGTGGCCAACGAGTGCAACACAACCTTTTTTAGCATCTCCGCAGCGGCGATTACTAGTAAATGGGTGGGTGAAAGTGAAAAGATGGTACGGGCGCTGTTTTCGGTTGCGCGCGCTCTTGCACCTAGCACAATATTTATTGATGAGGTCGATTCGTTGTTGCAAGCCCGTGGGGCTGCGCAAGAGGGTGAGGGGTCGCGTCGAATGAAAACGGAGTTTCTCGTGCAGATGGATGGAGCTGGGAACGACACGCAGATGGCACGCGTATTGGTTATGGGGGCCACAAACCGACCATTTGACCTAGATGAAGCGGTAATTCGCCGGTTCCCGAAGCGAGTGTTCGTCCCACTCCCCGATGCCCCCGCGCGGGCACAAATTCTACAAAAACTACTTAACACGGTGGAAACTCCAAATACTTTGAGCTCAGAGGCGTGGGAGAGGGTCGTCAAACTTACTAGTGGCTACAGTGGTCACGATTTGAGGCAACTCTGCGAAGACGCAGCGATGATTCCTGTGCGGGAGCTTGTGGCAGAGAAGCTACGAAAGGGGGAGAACTTGGCGGAGCACGCACACAACGCACTGTTGAGGCCGTTAACGCTCACTGATGTTGAAGCCTGTGTTAGTGGAATGAACCCCAGTTGTTGCCCGAAGCTATTAAATGCGTTGGAGGACTGGAGCAAAACTTTCGGAAGTAAGTAG
- a CDS encoding T. brucei spp.-specific protein, translating into MLSYHRMVFFAYFLSLIFESSPPPPPPPITSLRLFVSASECVGKMSYIIGHVMKKTVFVLVFAIVAASKSDEDDNDDDDDDFRVPTCEQLLPRWRDDLMCCAEKVRDKNTWCCVNNVSKSMWTALEECAKQSPRDFTTYPCSCLSQQMIEANGWTEEKERSIKNAEERESQ; encoded by the coding sequence ATGTTGAGTTACCACCGGATGGTCTTCTTTgcatattttctctctttaatttttgaatcttctcctcctcctcctcctcctccaatcACAAGCCTTCGTCTTTTTGTAAGTGCATCTGAGTGTGTAGGCAAAATGAGTTATATAATTGGCCATGTAATGAAAAAGACGGTTTTTGTGCTAGTGTTTGCGATTGTTGCGGCATCCAAAagtgatgaagatgataatgatgatgatgatgatgattttcGAGTACCCACATGTGAGCAATTACTCCCACGGTGGCGGGACGATTTGATGTGCTGCGCTGAGAAGGTACGGGATAAAAACACTTGGTGTTGTGTCAACAACGTGTCAAAAAGCATGTGGACTGCTTTAGAGGAATGTGCCAAACAATCCCCGCGTGATTTTACCACATACCCGTGTAGTTGTCTGTCGCAACAAATGATAGAAGCAAATGGTTGGactgaagaaaaggaaagaagcattAAGAATGCGGAGGAACGGGAATCGCAATAA
- a CDS encoding variant surface glycoprotein (VSG)-related,putative, with protein MRIYFSFIVVLLTGTVENSKAGKKDSQILNENEFKTLCGFVNLTFEIQKLASEGKPTLGGLKPESVNESVNTILYGNKGSTEIGFEGENDRKDYCGDRQNRAHKYAGKSLIKDILCLCKPHKKPGKDGAGAEDLCFSGNKWYKGGEVWSNKEQAKQHWEKIRLHCNQLPKREQHIQNQLYHLKEKVQAVLRTATEKKGRESDQNIRLGGHQATEVKQCSATTGKGNSVCLMYNITSGTLTNHSIPWLKHLEELAEKIPNDTRTNLGTSENDVETVPNGVGDAAPSTDRKINEGIHTNDDNNNNNDNDNDNINYKHNDGNNTEYNLEDPLINESGTNTSAEPQTRPLWSVNGNPNPLKILLLLLLNLKYMHINIKTIIFMMRYVVFFLIPSEKLIKCFCFNMCFPLDGIKYNGGCARCNVNIFSFRCGGRYLHILT; from the coding sequence atgCGGATATATTTCTCATTTATTGTCGTATTGTTGACTGGGACAGTGGAAAATTCAAAAGCAGGAAAGAAGGATTCACAAATATTGAATGAAAACGAGTTTAAAACATTATGTGGATTTGTCAATCTGACGTTTGAGATACAGAAATTGGCGAGTGAAGGAAAGCCAACACTTGGAGGATTGAAACCTGAAAGTGTTAACGAGTCCGTGAATACCATTTTGTACGGCAACAAAGGCAGCACCGAAATTGGTTTCGAAGGCGAAAACGACAGGAAAGATTACTGCGGGGACAGGCAAAATCGAGCCCACAAATATGCGGGGAAAAGCTTAATAAAGGATATTTTGTGTCTATGTAAACCCCACAAAAAGCCAGGCAAAGACGGGGCTGGTGCAGAAGATCTGTGTTTTAGCGGTAACAAGTGGTACAAGGGCGGTGAGGTGTGGAGCAATAAAGAGCAAGCTAAGCAGCATTGGGAGAAAATAAGGTTGCATTGTAACCAACTTCCGAAACGGGAGCAACATATACAAAATCAATTATACCActtaaaggaaaaagttcAAGCAGTACTGAGAACAGcgacagaaaagaagggaagggaatcaGATCAAAACATACGACTCGGGGGTCATCAGGCAACAGAAGTGAAGCAATGCTCAGCAACCACTGGAAAGGGTAATTCGGTGTGTTTGATGTATAACATCACTTCCGGCACACTCACCAACCATAGCATCCCCTGGTTAAAGCATCTTGAAGAACTTGCCGAGAAAATACCGAATGATACACGAACCAATTTGGGCACGAGTGAAAACGACGTCGAAACCGTTCCAAATGGAGTTGGAGATGCCGCACCTTCAACGGACCGAAAGATTAACGAAGGCATTCACactaatgatgataataacaataataatgataatgataatgataatattaATTACAAGCACAATGATGGTAATAACACTGAATATAATCTAGAAGATCCACTAATAAATGAAAGCGGAACTAATACATCCGCAGAACCACAAACACGACCACTTTGGTCAGTAAATGGGAACCCTAACCCTTTAAAAATACTTCTTTTACTGCTCTtaaatttaaaatatatgcatataaatATTAAAACTATTATATTTATGATGAGATacgtggttttttttttaataccgTCGGAAAAATTAATCAAATGTTTCTGTTTCAATATGTGCTTCCCTTTGGATGGCATAAAATATAATGGGGGGTGTGCAAGGTGTAATGTAAACATTTTTAGTTTTCGCTGTGGTGGCAGATACTTACATATATTAACATGA